The DNA sequence AGAAGACAAAAGCAGATGGAATACAATGAAAAGCATGGCCAAGTTCCGACTGCTTTAAATAAAAAAATATCTGAAGTAATGGTGGGAAGAAGTAAAGATTTCCCAGATGAAAAATATACTCAGAAAGAAATCTTGAAACAAGTTGCAGAACAAAAAGCGAAATATGGTGGAGAAGGCATAGAGCAGCTTATTGGTGAAAAACAAAAAGCCATGGAAGCCGCTGCGAAAAACCTGGACTTTATAAAAGCTGCAAAATTAAGAGATGAAATTAATGCGCTGAAAGCTTAATTTATCTCCACAAAATCATATAAAAAAAGGAGTGAATTATTGAAATTCACTCCTTTTTTTATTTTAAAGATCCAATTAAATCGGCACAAAAACAACGGCAGCTACAGCAGCCAAACCGATAATTACCGAGGAGAATACATCTGGTTTCTTAACTTCACGAACGTCACTTTTATTAATAACAACGTCTTCACCTGATTTCAATTTCCCGTAAATATTTTCGTCATCTAATTTTAAAACTTCCAATTTTACAACCTTTGCATCATTGGTTTGAATCGTGTATTTATGATACAATTCCAGAGAATTACTTTTCATTGGTTTTTGCGTACTTACTACGCGTGTTTGACAAGAGGTCAACATTATAAGAGCTAAGACTAGGACAAATATGTTTTTCATTCTACTTTTTAAATTTGTGCAAATTTAATAAAATTAATGTTCATGGGCCTGATTTTAACTAATTTTAAAATTGAACGGCATTTAAATCTTGGGCAATCAACCAAGCCTCACTCCAGCAAGCCTGAAAATTAAATCCGCCCGTAACTGCGTCAATATTTAAAACTTCTCCGGCAATATAGAATTGAGGAAGGATTTTAGATTTCATTGTTTTAAAATCGATTTCTTTCAAATCAATTCCGCCGGCGGTTACGAATTCATCTTTGTAGGTGGACTTTCCATTGACCTTCATTTTGTTCTCACAAAGATGTTGAACAATTTTCTGTAGTTCTTGTCCCGAAACATTAGAGATGTTTTTATCTAGATCTACTTTTGACAACCAAATAATTCGATGCCAAAAGCGGGTCGTAATATCAAAGATTTTCGAACTTCCAATCGTCTTCTTAGGATGATCTTGTCGGAAAGTTTTAAAAGTCTCTTCAGCGATTTCTAAATCGATTCCTAAAAAATTAACGATGATTTCAAACTGATATTTTAAATCCGCAAGTTCTCTAGCTTTCCAGGCAGAAAGTTTTAAAATGGCTGGGCCGGAAAGTCCCCAATGCGTAATCAACATCGGGCCAGATTCATCCATTTTTAATTGTGGAATAGAAACTTCCGCGTAAGGAAAACTCGTTCCCATCAAATCTTTTAAAGTATCATTTTTAATATTAAAAGTAAAAAGAGACGGAACAGGTTCTACGATTTTATGTCCCAAACTTTGAATCATCTTCAAAGACTTCGGCGAACTTCCTGTGGTGTATATAACATAATCAGCTACATAAGTATTCGTGCTGGTTGTAATTAAATATTGATTCTCTTTTAGTGCAATTTCTAAGACAACTGATTTTGTATGTATTTGAAAATGCTTATTGGACACTTCTTCCTGTAAAGTATTAATGATCGTTTGCGAAGAATTACTTTCTGGAAAGATCCGGTTATCGTTTTCAATCTTCAACGAAACATTTCGTTGTTCAAACCATTCCATCGTGTCGCCAGGTTGAAACTTGTGAAAGACACTTAATAACTCTTTATTCCCTCTTGGGTAAAACTGGACCAGTTCTTTCGGATCAAAACAAGCATGGGCAACATTGCATCTTCCGCCACCGGAGATCTTCACCTTTTGCAGGACATCAGAATTCTGCTCCAGAATGATTACTTCAAACTTGGTTTCGTCGAGATTTGCTGCACAGAAGAATCCGGCTGCGCCTCCACCGATTATGACTATTTTTTTCTTTTTCAATATACTATTTTTATCATCTTTTCTTAGGGACAAGACAAAGGTTTTACACAAAGAGCGCAAATTTAGTAATTCAAACTTTTTGGGAGTTTTGAATTCATTTATAGCTCAAAACTTTTGTGCCTTTTTGTGGTTGATGAATTGCAAAAATACTATTTTTCTAAGCCATGATTAATGCTTAATTTTGCAAATTAAATAAAATGCTTCTATCGAAGCGAAATATGCGCCCCGACTTGAACGGAAATCCTTTTTTTTGCATTGGCCAAAGCGTAGGCAAAAAAGATTGGGAGTGGAAGGCGGATCAAGGCGTCCAAATAAAAAAAATAGTAAAAATGTCTGATTATCATTACAAATTTGAAGTTCGCTGGAGCGATATTGATGCGAACCGCCACTTGGCCAATTCTTCATACGTTATGTATTGCGCGCAAACCAGAATGGCTTTTATGAACACGCATAAAATGGGTTTGAAAGAGTTAAGTTATTGGGGAATTGGACCGGTAATTTTACATGAGCGGTATTCTTTTTTTAAGGAAATCTATGCTGACCAAACGGTTTTTGTTTCGCTGGAAATTGCAGGAATGTCGGAAGATGCAAGCATCTATCAGTTCGTTCACAAATTTTATTTACCTGACGGAACTCATTGCGCAACCGCTGAAGCGACCGGAGTTTGGATTGATACGATGTTAAGAAAATCAACGACTCCACCGGATGATGTTTTGGAAGTGATGAATGAATTCAAGGGGGAACACGTGAAAACTTTAACAAAACAAGACTTGAAAGATTTGCCTTTCAAACCGGAAAATGTGGAAGCATTTCACAAGAAGAACACCTTCAGCTGGAAAAAAGAAAAAGATCAACCGTCGGGAGAATAATTGTTAAAATTCCTACAAAAACCTCATCAAATTTAAAATAATAAAATGCTAGAAGATAAAAACCCAGAATTAACTCCAATTTCCGCTTATGGTGAATTTGGATTAATTAAACACCTCACCGAAAACTTTAGTTTTGATAATTCTTCTACAGAAGTTTCTGTCGGTGACGATTGCGCAGTCATTAATCCTGAAGGTCAAAAAGTAGTTGTTACGACTGATGTTTTGGCGGAAGGAGTCCATTTCAACTTAGGATATGTTCCATTGAAACACTTAGGATATAAAGCGGTTGTAGTCAACCTTAGTGATGTTGCTGCCATGAATGCTACGCCAACTCAAATCTTAGTTTCACTTGCCGTATCAAGCCGTTTCCCGGTAGAAGCTTTAGAGGAGATTTACGCAGGAATTTATATGGCATGTAAACATTACAAAGTTGATTTAGTTGGTGGCGACACGACAAGTTCTACGTCTGGTTTAGTAATTACGATTACAGCGATTGGCCTTGAAAATTCTGAAAATTTAATCAAAAGAAATGGTGCAAAACCAAATGACCTATTAGTAGTAACGGGTGATTTAGGTGGCGCTTATATGGGCTTGCAAATTTTGGAGAGAGAACATTCTGTTTATCTTGCTAATCCTAATATGCAACCTGAAATGGAAGGCTACGATTATATTCTGGAAAGACAATTGAAACCGGAAGCAAGAACTGACATTAAGAAAACTTTGAAAGAATTGGATATTCATCCAACATCTATGATTGATGTTTCTGATGGATTATCTTCTGAAACATTGCATTTATCGGATCAAAGTAAAGTTGGTTTTAGAATCTACGAAGAAAAAATTCCGATGGATTCTTTAACGATTTCTACGGCAGAAGAATTGAACTTGAATCCTGTAATGTGCGCACTGAACGGCGGCGAAGATTATGAATTGTTGTTTACAATCGCACCCGCTGATTTCGAGAAAATTAAAAATCATCCGGATTTTACCATTATCGGTCACGCCGTTGATTTGGATCAAGGAAATTATTTAGTGGCAAGAGGAAGCAGTGAATTGATTCCTCTGAATGCACAAGGCTGGGATGCTTTCCTGAATAAAGGAAAGTAGCGCATTGATTGACAAAACTTAAAGAGAAAAATTAGACGTTTTACGGTTAAGTTTCTGGTTAAGAAATTAAGAAAATTAAGATTTCCTTCGGAAATTTTATTACGCAAAATTCGAAGTATTAAAAGCCTATTTGTTTAAACATTTAGGCTTTTATCATGTTTTATTTTTAATCATAAATAATTTCTAATAATAGACCACAAAAAAGTCTCAATCTAAAGATTGAGACTTTTTATATTGATCAAAACGCTTTTTAAATTATGCGTTTGTTTCAGTGCTTGGTTCAATAGATACGAATGATCTGTTGTTTTGTTTCTTTCTGAAAACTACTTTACCAGCGATCAAAGCGTGCAATGTGTGGTCTTTACCCATCCCCACGTTTTCACCTGGGTGGTGTGTTGTACCTCTTTGTCTCACGATGATGTTACCAGCGATAGCTTCTTGTCCTCCGAAAATCTTAACTCCCAATCTTTTGGAATGCGATTCTCTACCATTTTTGGAACTACCAACTCCTTTCTTATGTGCCATTGTATTTTAAGGTTTTTTGGTTAAAATTATTCAGCGGTTTCGCTGTCTGATTTTTTGGTTGTTTTTTTAGCAACTGGAGCTTCTTCCGAAACTGCTGCTTCTTTTTTAGCTTTCGGTGCAGCTTTTTTCTCTTCTTTCTTACTATCGAAACCAGTGATTCCAGTAATTTGAATTTGAGTTAAAGACTGTCTGTGACCGTTTTTCTTTTCGTATCCTTTTCTTCTTTTCTTTTTGAAGATGATTACTTTATCAGCTTTTAAGTGGTCTAAGATTACAGCATCAACAGTGATACCGCTTACAGCTGGGGCGCCGATTGTTGTAGAACCGTTTACAGTTAAAAGAACTTTATCGAAAGAAACTTTTCCTCCTTTATCGCCTTTCAAACGGTTTACAAACAACTTTTGGTCTTGCTCAACTTTATATTGAAGCCCTGCTATTTCTACAATTGCAAACATTGTTTATAATTTTTGTTAGTTAATTCGAGGTGCAAAAGTAAGAAATAATTTTGAGTTATCCACAATACACGTTTAAATTTCCGAAAATCTTTTGAACCAATTACTTATGAATTTAAAATCAGTTCTAATTTAACCGAATATTTTCAAAATTATTCCGCTTTTTTTACCGCAAAAATTTCGAAAAGCTTTATTCAAAATGGTCATCAAAAGGTTGCAAAAGGTTTATAGAATAACGCTTCTGCACTTTGCAACCTTTTGAATTACTTCTGTTTTGCATTTAACTTTTGATTCTTTTGCGGTTTAAAAAATAGAATTTGCATTTGAGACCGTTACTCATTTTTAAATTTACGTTCACATTCAATTTTTCTTTACTTTTGATTTTCAAATAAATTATGAAAAGAGATCTCTACATTGACTTTGCAAAAGGTTTCGCGACACTTGCTATTATCTTTATCCACACCGTTTTTTGGTCCGGACAATTTTATGTCCCAACCGAACTTCGGGTTCTGTCCTTATTAATAGATGTTCCTTTGTTTTTTGCTTTAAGTGGACTTACTTCTGGCGCAAATATCGAAAAGACGCTTTATAGATTATTGAAACTGCAGATCACTTATATGATTTTCGTGACCTTTCTTTTCTTCCTCGATTATTTATTTAAAGTATTTGGCTTAACTATTTTTGGTCTCGATTGGATGAAAGATTTCTATTCCACTTTCGGCACTAAATACGTTCCGCAAAGTATTACTGATATTCCACAATGGCAAAATCTTGGTAATTGGTATCTTCATCAATATACGAATGCAGATACTTTTCCTGTCGTAATGGGGAGTTTTTGGTATTTAAAAGTCTATTTTATTCTAACCGTTTTTGGAGTTTTAATTCTAAGGTTTTTCCCGAAACATATCAATTGGTTTATCGGACTTTGTTTAGGTTTAACCTTACTATTTAATGTTTTTCCACAGTATTATCCAACAGGCCAAGTTGGTTACGTCGCTTTGTATTTGGGAATATTCCTAATCGCTCATCAATTAAAAGGTAAAAAAATAAAGACAAAATGGGTTCCTGCTTTATATGGAATTTTAATGCTGATTCTTATTTTCCTTTTCTGGAATTCTGGCAAAGAATTATTTTTAAAAATGAATAAAGCGAAGTTTCCACCGAAATTACTTTATGTTTTTTGGGCAAGTTTCTCACTGCTCACTTTATTTGTTTTATATAATCGACTAAAAATCGAAAAGAATAATTTGCTAACTTATATTGGCCAAAATGCGATTTTCTTTTATTTTGCGCAGGGTATGAGTTCCTCTCTCATTTATTTTATTGTTGTTCCACTCAAAGAATATTTGCCGTGGGGGATTTTGGTTGTTTTAATTTTTGGTATTAATATTTTCTTGGCTATTATTATTTCTGAAGGATTGAAAAAAGTTGATGCTTTTGGCTGGCGAATTATGGAATTTTTACGTAAAAAAACGGCTTCAGTATAAAACCGAAGCAGTTCATTTATTCCTTAGTATAAGAACTAGTCTCTTTTTCCATTACCTCTCGCAATAATTGCGATAAGTACGATGACAAATAATCCACCAATTACCCAATAAAGGGGATTCGAATACCATTGCTCCGTAGTAGTCGTTTTAGTAGTTGTAACATTAACATTCAAATCTGGATTTTTCGTTGCTTCTTGAGCCAAAGCCAATGTGCTAAAGAAAAAAGTAAGCATAAAAATTCCAAATTTTTCCAGCCCGTTTTTTAAAGATAAAGTGTTCATAATAGTTTATTTTTTAATGTTAATTATTGATTATTCAACATTTATGCCACATATTAGCCTTTACATTCGCAATTGCTATAATTAAATACCATTTTAGCAAATGTCTAAAGTCTGGGACCATGCTTTTAATTTCATTAAATTTACGCCAAAATTAAGACGATGTTTAAATTAAGACTTTTGACCGATCCGCGTTGGGCGAATATTGCTGAAGGTAATTTAGAAGAAATCCTGACGGATCACGCTTGGTGCGAACAAAAAGCCACGACCAATGCGATTACGATTATAACCATGTGTCCGGAATACCCGGAAATCGTTACGGAGCTTTTGAAAATCGCACAGGAAGAATTAGAACATTTCCAGCAAGTACACGAAATCATAAAAAAGCGCGGCTATACTTTCGGTAGAGAAAGGAAGGATGATTATGTTGGTCAGTTATTTAAATTCATTGTTCAGGGAACACGCAAGGAATACATTATCGACAGAATGCTTTTTGCGGCGATGATAGAAGCAAGAAGTTGTGAAAGATTCAGAGTTCTAACCGAGAATATCAAAGATGAAGAATTGAAAACCTTCTATAAAGATCTGATGATTTCTGAAGCGGGACATTACACGACTTTTATTGGGTTCGCACGACAATTAGGAGATGTTGAAAAAGTAAATGCACGTTGGGAAGAATGGTTGGATTATGAAGCCGAGATCATAAAATCCTACGGAAAAAAAGAAACCATTCACGGTTAATATTTTTTTTAAAACTCATCTAAAATTTACTTATTTTTACGGTTGAACTTTTAATGATTACCAGTCGTAGATGATAACTAAACACCAATTTGAGAAATTACTTAACACCTTTGCAAAATCGTTTTTCCAAGGTTTGTTAATTATAGGACCTTTTGCCTTAACAATTTGGATTATTTGGTATATCGTTTCGAGTATTGATAATATCATTCCGTCTTTATCCGACCACTTTTATCCTGGAATGACCTTCGTTATTGTTATTTGCTCCACAACTTTAATCGGTTATCTTGGAAGTAAATTCATTATCGGAAGAGTAATCGTCGACAGTTTCGATTATCTGCTGGAACATACTCCGGGAATTAAATTCATCTACACTTCTTTGAAAGACGTAATGACTTCTTTTGTTGGAGATAAGAAAAAATTCAACCAACCGGTTCTTATTAAAACTACAGAAAATCCCGCTATTTGGCGCATCGGATTTTTAACGCAAAGTGACCTTTCGTCTGTTGGTTTTCCCGAACACGTTTCGGTTTATCTTCCACATTCATATGCTGTTTCGGGTTGGGTCGTATTTGTTTTAGCAACTAATATTACCATTTTAGAAAATGTAACTGCTGCACAAGCAATGAAATTTGCTGTGAGTGGTGGCGTTGCCGGATTCCACTCCGATGACAATGTCTTCAAAGCGCCGGAATGATTAGTAATCAGTAATGAGCAGTAAGTAATTTTTATACTTATCGCTCGCAGTTTTTTATTACTTATTACCAATTAATTATTCCTCATCCTTATATGAAATTACCGTACGCAGAACCATTTAGAATTAAAATGGTTGAAGAAATCCGCCAATCTACCAAAGAAGAAAGAGAAGAATGGCTAAAAAACGCCAAATACAATTTATTTAATTTAAAGTCTTCTCAGGTTTATATCGACTTATTAACTGATTCGGGAACGGGCGCAATGAGCGACCAACAATGGGGAGCCTTGATGACAGGAGACGAAAGTTACGCAGGTTCTAAAAGTTTCGAACAACTGCACCAAACCGTCCAAAAGATTACTGGTTACAAATATTTACTTCCAACACACCAGGGCAGAGCCGCTGAAAATGTCTTGTTTTCAGTGTTGGTAAAAGATGGTGATGTGATCCCAGGAAACTCCCATTTCGATACTACCAAAGGACATATTGAAATCAGAAAAGCCCACGCCATCGATTGTACCGTTGATGAAGCTTTTGATATTGAAGATCCACATCCGTTTAAAGGAAACATCAATTTAGAAAAACTCGAAGAAGTTTATAAAGCGCATCCAAAAGAAAAAATTCCTTTCTGTTTAATTACGATTACCTGTAATTCGTCAGGAGGACAACCCGTTTCTTTGGAAAATATGAAAGCCGTAAAAGAACTTTCTGACCGTTATGGAATTCCAATCTATTTCGATTCTGCCAGATTTGCGGAGAATGCTTATTTCATTAAAATGAGAGAAAAAGGTCAGGAAAACAGAACCATAAAAGAAATTGCAAAAGAAGCATTTTCTTATGGAGTTGGAATGACGATGAGTTCAAAGAAAGATGGTTTAGTTAATATCGGTGGTTTCATTGCTTTGAATGATGCAGAGATTTTTAAAAAAGCTTCTAACTTCACGATTATTTTTGAAGGTTTCATCACTTATGGTGGAATGGCCGGAAGAGATATGGCAGCTTTAGCCGTTGGATTGAATGAAGCGACAGAATTTGAATATTTAGAAAGTCGTATTTCACAGGTAGAATATCTGGGAAATAAATTAATTAAATTCGGAATCCCTGTGCAGAAACCGATTGGCGGACACGCAGTTTTCATTGATTCTCTGCAATTCTTACCCAATATTCCAAGAGAAGAATATCCTGCTCAAACTTTGGCGAACGAAATTTACAAAGAAGCGGGAATAAGAACTGTAGAAATCGGAACTTTATTAGCCGACAGAGATCCAGAAACACGTATCAACCGTTATCCAAAATTAGAGTTGGTTCGTTTGGCAATTCCGCGTAGAACGTACACCAACAATCATATGGATTATATTGCGGTTGCTATTAAAAATGTTTACGACAGAAGAAACGAGATTCAGAAAGGATACAATATCGTTTGGGAATCTGAAATTTTACGACACTTTACGGTAGAATTAGAAAAAGCTTAAACCTTTGCTTTTTCACCTTTAAATAAAAACCTCGGCTTGCGTCGAGGTTTTGCTTTTTGTAATTGAATTCTTTTCACAAACTATCGTACAAATATGTACTTTTTTATAGAAATTTACTGCTCAATACTCACCGCTTCAAAGCCAACCAATTCTTCGGATTCAAAAATCACGTGCAATTCTATCGGATTACAGCAAACTTCGCAATCTTCTATATACGTTTGGTTCGGAATCGAAGGATCCAAAAGCGCAGAAATTTCTTCCCAACAGTATGGACAGGTATAAAAATATTCTACCATAATTAATCTTTTGAGCAGTTCTGTTTTTAATAAAAGTAATTTTTATTTTGTTGATTTTTCGCTATCGCCCACAAATTCCAGACTTACAGAATTCATACAATAGCGAGTTCCAGTTGGTGGCGGACCATCGTTGAAAACGTGACCTAAATGCGAATCACATCTTTTACACAGGACTTCGGTTCTTTCCATTCCATAGGTTGAATCTCGTTTGTAAGCGGTTCCTTCTTTGTCAGCTTCGAAGAAACTTGGCCAGCCACAAGTGGAAGAAAATTTGGCATCAGAACGGAATAAATGATTTCCGCAGACCGCGCAGTAATAATCACCTAACTCGTCATAGATGTTATACTTACCAGTTCCTGGTCTTTCTGTATTGGCTTCTCTTGCCACGGCGTATAAATCGGGATCGAGGATTTTTTTCCATTCAGAGTTGGGAACATCCAGTTTTGTTCGGTCTGTTCGGGAATAGTATGGATTGTTTTTTGTAGTTGAATTTTCCATTGAGGTAGATTTTTCGGTTGGTTTAATTGGAGAACACATTTGCAACGAAACGCAAAATAATATTGAAAGTATGATTTTCATAAATTTTAAAACTAATTTTCTAGTGAGATCGTATCGATTTTAAGTTTTGCGATTCAAATTTAGTACATTTGAAATAATGAATGATATAGAAAAAAAGATACAGCTGAGGAAATACAAAATGTTTGCCACAGGACTTTTCGTTTTGATGGCTATTGTATTTGTAGTAATGACGATTTTAGAAAAGAAAAATGATGCGCATTGGATTGGCTATATTCGTGCCTTCTCAGAAGCGGCGATGGTCGGTGCTTTGGCAGATTGGTTCGCAGTTACAGCGCTTTTCAACTATCCTCTCGGAATTAAAATTCCGCACACCAACCTGATCGAAAACAGCAAAGAAAGAATTGGCGACAATCTCGGAAATTTCGTGGTTGATAATTTCCTTTCTCCCCAGAACATTCGTCCTTATATTCAAAAGATCAAGATTTCAAATTTTGTAGGCGAGTGGCTTTCGAAAGAACGCAATCAGGGAAATTTAATAAAAGAGGTTTCGAATATCATTCTCGATATTTTAAATAAACTGGATGATACTGAAGTCGTGAATTTCATCGGCAGAAAAGCGAAAGAAATGTCTGATGATTTAAAAATCAATGAAATTATTGGTAACGGACTCGAATATGTTTTAGATAAAAAAGACCATCAAAGATTCATCACCAATCTTTCGAAACAGATTAAAGAATACGTTTTGAACAATCAGGAGATGGTAAAAGAACGCGTGAAAAGTGAAAGTTACTTTTTGATTCCAAAGTTCGTAGATAACAATATTGCTGACAAAATTACCAACGGACTTTCGAAATATTTCGAAGAAGTTGAATTGGATGAAAACCATTCTTTAAGAAAAGAAATCACGCAGAAGCTTTACGAGTTTTCTAAAGAAATTAAAACCGAAGAAAAATGGGTTGAAGAATTTAGAAACATTAAAAACGACTTTTTGAAAGAAGAAAAAATTCAACAGTATTCGACAGATATTTGGAACTCAATTAAAAAATCTCTCTCTAAAGAACTGGAAGAAGAAAATTCTGCGCTGAAAAATTATATCAAAAAAAATCTTACTGAACTTTCTCAAAATTTACAAACCGATGAGAAATTTCAAAACAAAATCGATGGTTGGGTTCGCGCCACAGCTTATAAATACATTCTAAAAAACACGCATCAATTCGGCGCTTTAATCAGTTCCACGGTTGGAAACTGGGAAGGTAAAGAACTCAGCGCAAAACTGGAACTGGAAGTCGGAAAAGATTTGCAGTTTATCCGCGTGAATGGAACAATTGTCGGTGGATTAGTTGGATTAATTATTTATACGGTGGCAAATTTCTTTATCTGATGCGGAGCGCTGTTTAGAGCTCCAAGCTCTATCAGCACTTAGATTTTCTCCAATATTTTCTGGTTGATTTCCCGAATCAATTCCGGTCCTTCATAAATAAACCCGGTATAAAGTTGCACCAAACTTGCGCCGGCTTCCAATTTCTCTAAAGCATCTTCTGCAGAATGAATTCCGCCAACACCGATAATTGGAAAAGCTTTTCCGCTTTTTTCAGAAAGAAAACCAATGACTTCTGTCGAACGTTTTGTTAAAGGCTTCCCGGAAAGCCCGCCCGTTTCTTTTTTATTTTCTGAATTTAAATTCTCGCGAGAAAGCGTCGTGTTCGTTGCAATCACTCCACCAATTTTTGTTTCTTTAATGATATCAATAATATCCAAAAGTTGCGTATCCGTTAAGTCAGGTGCAATTTTTAAAAGAATTGGCTTCGGATTTTTCTTTGTTAAATTTAATTCTTGTAAAGTTCCGAGCAGTTTTGTCAAAGGCTCTTTATCCTGAAGTTCACGGAGATTTGGCGTATTCGGTGAACTTACATTAACCACGAAATAATCAACGTGATCGAACAATTTTTCAAAACAGATGATATAATCGTTGACGGCTTCTTCATTCGGCGTAATCTTATTTTTACCAATATTTCCACCGATG is a window from the Kaistella flava (ex Peng et al. 2021) genome containing:
- the msrB gene encoding peptide-methionine (R)-S-oxide reductase MsrB — translated: MCSPIKPTEKSTSMENSTTKNNPYYSRTDRTKLDVPNSEWKKILDPDLYAVAREANTERPGTGKYNIYDELGDYYCAVCGNHLFRSDAKFSSTCGWPSFFEADKEGTAYKRDSTYGMERTEVLCKRCDSHLGHVFNDGPPPTGTRYCMNSVSLEFVGDSEKSTK
- a CDS encoding acyl-CoA thioesterase: MSDYHYKFEVRWSDIDANRHLANSSYVMYCAQTRMAFMNTHKMGLKELSYWGIGPVILHERYSFFKEIYADQTVFVSLEIAGMSEDASIYQFVHKFYLPDGTHCATAEATGVWIDTMLRKSTTPPDDVLEVMNEFKGEHVKTLTKQDLKDLPFKPENVEAFHKKNTFSWKKEKDQPSGE
- the rplU gene encoding 50S ribosomal protein L21; translated protein: MFAIVEIAGLQYKVEQDQKLFVNRLKGDKGGKVSFDKVLLTVNGSTTIGAPAVSGITVDAVILDHLKADKVIIFKKKRRKGYEKKNGHRQSLTQIQITGITGFDSKKEEKKAAPKAKKEAAVSEEAPVAKKTTKKSDSETAE
- a CDS encoding acyltransferase family protein is translated as MKRDLYIDFAKGFATLAIIFIHTVFWSGQFYVPTELRVLSLLIDVPLFFALSGLTSGANIEKTLYRLLKLQITYMIFVTFLFFLDYLFKVFGLTIFGLDWMKDFYSTFGTKYVPQSITDIPQWQNLGNWYLHQYTNADTFPVVMGSFWYLKVYFILTVFGVLILRFFPKHINWFIGLCLGLTLLFNVFPQYYPTGQVGYVALYLGIFLIAHQLKGKKIKTKWVPALYGILMLILIFLFWNSGKELFLKMNKAKFPPKLLYVFWASFSLLTLFVLYNRLKIEKNNLLTYIGQNAIFFYFAQGMSSSLIYFIVVPLKEYLPWGILVVLIFGINIFLAIIISEGLKKVDAFGWRIMEFLRKKTASV
- a CDS encoding bacteriophage spanin2 family protein, which gives rise to MKNIFVLVLALIMLTSCQTRVVSTQKPMKSNSLELYHKYTIQTNDAKVVKLEVLKLDDENIYGKLKSGEDVVINKSDVREVKKPDVFSSVIIGLAAVAAVVFVPI
- the thiL gene encoding thiamine-phosphate kinase, with protein sequence MLEDKNPELTPISAYGEFGLIKHLTENFSFDNSSTEVSVGDDCAVINPEGQKVVVTTDVLAEGVHFNLGYVPLKHLGYKAVVVNLSDVAAMNATPTQILVSLAVSSRFPVEALEEIYAGIYMACKHYKVDLVGGDTTSSTSGLVITITAIGLENSENLIKRNGAKPNDLLVVTGDLGGAYMGLQILEREHSVYLANPNMQPEMEGYDYILERQLKPEARTDIKKTLKELDIHPTSMIDVSDGLSSETLHLSDQSKVGFRIYEEKIPMDSLTISTAEELNLNPVMCALNGGEDYELLFTIAPADFEKIKNHPDFTIIGHAVDLDQGNYLVARGSSELIPLNAQGWDAFLNKGK
- a CDS encoding tRNA-(ms[2]io[6]A)-hydroxylase codes for the protein MFKLRLLTDPRWANIAEGNLEEILTDHAWCEQKATTNAITIITMCPEYPEIVTELLKIAQEELEHFQQVHEIIKKRGYTFGRERKDDYVGQLFKFIVQGTRKEYIIDRMLFAAMIEARSCERFRVLTENIKDEELKTFYKDLMISEAGHYTTFIGFARQLGDVEKVNARWEEWLDYEAEIIKSYGKKETIHG
- a CDS encoding CPXCG motif-containing cysteine-rich protein yields the protein MVEYFYTCPYCWEEISALLDPSIPNQTYIEDCEVCCNPIELHVIFESEELVGFEAVSIEQ
- a CDS encoding NAD(P)/FAD-dependent oxidoreductase, translated to MKKKKIVIIGGGAAGFFCAANLDETKFEVIILEQNSDVLQKVKISGGGRCNVAHACFDPKELVQFYPRGNKELLSVFHKFQPGDTMEWFEQRNVSLKIENDNRIFPESNSSQTIINTLQEEVSNKHFQIHTKSVVLEIALKENQYLITTSTNTYVADYVIYTTGSSPKSLKMIQSLGHKIVEPVPSLFTFNIKNDTLKDLMGTSFPYAEVSIPQLKMDESGPMLITHWGLSGPAILKLSAWKARELADLKYQFEIIVNFLGIDLEIAEETFKTFRQDHPKKTIGSSKIFDITTRFWHRIIWLSKVDLDKNISNVSGQELQKIVQHLCENKMKVNGKSTYKDEFVTAGGIDLKEIDFKTMKSKILPQFYIAGEVLNIDAVTGGFNFQACWSEAWLIAQDLNAVQF
- a CDS encoding tryptophanase; protein product: MKLPYAEPFRIKMVEEIRQSTKEEREEWLKNAKYNLFNLKSSQVYIDLLTDSGTGAMSDQQWGALMTGDESYAGSKSFEQLHQTVQKITGYKYLLPTHQGRAAENVLFSVLVKDGDVIPGNSHFDTTKGHIEIRKAHAIDCTVDEAFDIEDPHPFKGNINLEKLEEVYKAHPKEKIPFCLITITCNSSGGQPVSLENMKAVKELSDRYGIPIYFDSARFAENAYFIKMREKGQENRTIKEIAKEAFSYGVGMTMSSKKDGLVNIGGFIALNDAEIFKKASNFTIIFEGFITYGGMAGRDMAALAVGLNEATEFEYLESRISQVEYLGNKLIKFGIPVQKPIGGHAVFIDSLQFLPNIPREEYPAQTLANEIYKEAGIRTVEIGTLLADRDPETRINRYPKLELVRLAIPRRTYTNNHMDYIAVAIKNVYDRRNEIQKGYNIVWESEILRHFTVELEKA
- the rpmA gene encoding 50S ribosomal protein L27 — protein: MAHKKGVGSSKNGRESHSKRLGVKIFGGQEAIAGNIIVRQRGTTHHPGENVGMGKDHTLHALIAGKVVFRKKQNNRSFVSIEPSTETNA
- a CDS encoding DUF502 domain-containing protein; the protein is MITKHQFEKLLNTFAKSFFQGLLIIGPFALTIWIIWYIVSSIDNIIPSLSDHFYPGMTFVIVICSTTLIGYLGSKFIIGRVIVDSFDYLLEHTPGIKFIYTSLKDVMTSFVGDKKKFNQPVLIKTTENPAIWRIGFLTQSDLSSVGFPEHVSVYLPHSYAVSGWVVFVLATNITILENVTAAQAMKFAVSGGVAGFHSDDNVFKAPE